The Mangrovibacterium diazotrophicum DNA window CAACAGATCCTGGTTGAAATCGGGAAACAAAGGCGAAGTCACTTTATCGGCGATGAAGTTCGCATAAACTTCCTTCAGCCAAACCTCGTCGAACCAAGGCATGGTCACCAAATCGCCAAACCACATGTGCGATGTTTCGTGCGCAATCAGGTTTGCGCGGTTTAGTAATTCGCGGGGCGTTGGCTTGCCCTCCAAAAACATGCGCAGGTCGCTGTAAAGTGTCACTCCGGGATGCTCCATTCCGCCATATTGAAACGAAGGAATAGCGACCAGGTCGTATTTGGCAAACGGGTACGGAATACCCGTGTATGACTCAATGCTATCGACTGACAGAAACAACAGGTTGAAAATATCGTCGAGATTATTTTCGAGTTTCGCGGGGCTGTTTTCCCGGTGATACAGGGTATATGCTCGCCCATTGTGCTCGCGCGAAACCGCTTCAAACTTACCCGCGACAAAAGCAAACAGGTAGGTTGGTAAAGGTTGCGTTTGTGCAAAAACGTGCTTCGTAAATTCCCCTTCCGGCTCCGCTTTTTCCTCCGGACCATTACCAACGGCTTTCCAATCGTTCGGCACAGTCAGCTCCAGTGAAAACTTCCCTTTTAAGTTCGGCTGATCAAAGCAAGGGAAAGCGGTTGACGCGCGATCCGGCACAAACAAGGTGTACAGGTAATCATCGTTTCGATTCAGGGATTGATTTGGAGAGGTAAACTGAATCACAATCTTATTCTCTCCTTTTTTCAAATAGCTGGAGTCGACAATTACATGTTGCAATTCCCAGCGAACCGGTATTTTCTCGCCGTTGGCAACCACCGAATGCACAATCGCTCCATCGCCTTTAAAATCAAACTGCAAATCCTGACCGACATCGTCCAATTGAAAAGTAGCCTCAACGTTGCCACGAATTTTTTCTTCCCGCGATGCCGGAATCTGAAACGAAAGTTGATAAAAAAGCTCGTCGATATGCTCATGGCGCCAGTTCGCCAGATCTTCGGAGATTCCCATTTGCACCGGCATAGGTTGTTGCTGACAGGCCATAGCTAAAAGTAATAAAATGGAGAGGTATCGATACATGCACGAAGTATTTACTGTTTTGCCCGAAAATAGACTGACTGGCTTGAATAAACAAATAATTCCACATGGGAAAATCTGTTTTTCTCCGAACAACCAAAATTGGCGACAAAAAAAGAATGATGCCTCCGAAGAAACACCATTCTCGTTCCAAATAACTATACTACTAAACTAACTATTCCCAACCCATTTCATAGGACTAGTGAATTCTTATTTCAACCCCCACGTTCAAATTGAAGCGTTGGTAAGCATTGTCGTTTACCTCCATAAACGAACGCAGGTAGTGAGTATACCCGGGAGAGAGTGTGAGCCCCAGGTTTTCATTTAAATCGTATTTCATGATTGCTGTTAGATTGGCACCGGCAATGCTCTTCGGATAATAGTCTCCCAAAGAAGAAAAGCGGCTTGATGTTTCATCACCATCCGTTTTCAAAGTATTGTAACTAACCCCCATCGAGTATTCAGTTACCAGGCCCGGAGAGACGAAAATCTTAAACTTCGAATTCAACCCGGCAAGCAAATAGTCCAGGTGAAAATTCAATCCAAAATAATTCACTTTGGCGGTTGTGTACTCCATCGTTGTATAACTCGCACTCGACGCGCCAAGCCATTCCTGACCGTAAGCCAGACGGTGATACTGAAACTCGATGCGCGGACGCAGTCGTTTGGTAACAAGTACACCTGCATCAAAGCTAATATTGTAACGGGGCCCTTTATCTTCAAACGAAAAATCCGAGGTTGCTACACTTCGAAAAGCATTCACATTGTAATCAACTCCTGAGCTAAGTCCAAGGAAAAAATCACCTACTTTGTAAGTATATTCTGACTTTTCGGTTTCCTGATCCTGTGCCATGCTAAACACAGGTAAAAAACACATGAGCAGGAGCGCATTCAAAATTTTCATCTTCATTTTTTTATTAAATTGAATTGTATTCTGTTTACCCCTGTATCCCCCGAATACCGGCTCTACCCTACGTTAAAAAGTCTTAATTCCTGGCGTAAATAAATCGAGAAGATATAATACACAAAAGCCGAAGTAGTTACCCCGGCTCTATCAGATTAAAAAAAATTTTTAGTTCATCTGTTTTTACATGAAAAATGAGTCATTCAACAAGCTGTTGATACCCGATTCTGAACAAGCTTATACTTTTTTGATCTCGACAAACAGCGAATAATAAAACGGATCAGCATGGGTAAGCGCCTCCACCCTGAAACCAGTTTTGTTCAATAACTGCAAAAATTCATCCCAAATTTCAGCTTGCACAAAAGCATCCGATGCTTCATTCCAAAGCGAGTTCGCATAAAGAATTTTGTCGCCGTAAAACGCAGCCACCCGCTTCGCCAATCCGGCATCACCTTGGTGCTGTTTCAGCTGATCTTTCAAATCTTCGATTCCGGCATAATATTGGCAAATCAGGATCGAGCCGGTATCACTCAACACCTCGTGCAGCTTGGTAAAAAGCCGCTCCTTCTGCTCATTGCTGAAATAGAAAAGCACGTAATTCATCAGTACCAGGTCGACCGGCTTGCCAGGCTTCACATCAAAAACATTGCTGTTTAGAACAGATACCCGGTCATTGCCTGCAAATCGCTCTTCTGTTTCACGATAGACTTTCTCCTGCAACTCAACGCCGCAAATCTGCACTTCAGGCAAATGCCGGCTCAGTGCGTCCATATAATTACCATAGCCACAACCAATATCCAGCACTTCACGAATCGGGTTTCTCGAATCGATATGATCGACACAAGTCAGGAAACGGTTTTTGGTGAAATTCCTGAATGCATTACGACCGGACTCGGTATAATAGCTATCGTCTAAAGCGGAATGAATCTTTTTCGGGAGTTCCAATTGCCACAAATGCTTCAGGGTCTCTGCCAGGCGAATCTCGTAATCCAGCTGCTGTCCGGCAATCAGGCTTCGCCAATGTTTCTCCGACGGAATCCCGACAACCTGATGCTCTGGATTCCGGTATAACAGAATCAGCTTGTTTACGATTCGATAGTTATTCAGTTTTTGTAGAAGAAATTCAGGTAACTCTGAATTGGATTTTTGAGGTTGATCAACGCTCTCCACAATTTGCTGAAAATCATTTTCTGCTAGCGAAGAATATGGATTTTGAAACACATAAGACTCTTCTCTTAGTTCAATCAAACCGTAAGCTTCCAGCATCGACAAAAATAAACGGGTAATCCGTTCTTCCTGCTTTCGGGGCATCCCGTCTTTTAGCGATTGAACCAATCCATTCTTTTCAATCAACCCCAATGATAGGATATCCAGGAAATCGAGAAAAGCTTGAAAATATCTAATCTTAAATCGCTGATTGCATAACGGAATAGCTTTTACGAATGCAACTAAGGCTCTTTCAGTCAGCCCCAACTGCCGACACGCAACAGTCTGCTCAGTACCCACATTCAAATCTTCAAATCGAACCATTTCGGAATTAATTAGTCGACTAGTCAAACAAACGGAACGCGAATTGTTTCATCGTCAAACAAAAAATCTATCCATTTTC harbors:
- a CDS encoding class I SAM-dependent methyltransferase is translated as MVRFEDLNVGTEQTVACRQLGLTERALVAFVKAIPLCNQRFKIRYFQAFLDFLDILSLGLIEKNGLVQSLKDGMPRKQEERITRLFLSMLEAYGLIELREESYVFQNPYSSLAENDFQQIVESVDQPQKSNSELPEFLLQKLNNYRIVNKLILLYRNPEHQVVGIPSEKHWRSLIAGQQLDYEIRLAETLKHLWQLELPKKIHSALDDSYYTESGRNAFRNFTKNRFLTCVDHIDSRNPIREVLDIGCGYGNYMDALSRHLPEVQICGVELQEKVYRETEERFAGNDRVSVLNSNVFDVKPGKPVDLVLMNYVLFYFSNEQKERLFTKLHEVLSDTGSILICQYYAGIEDLKDQLKQHQGDAGLAKRVAAFYGDKILYANSLWNEASDAFVQAEIWDEFLQLLNKTGFRVEALTHADPFYYSLFVEIKKV